The Lycium ferocissimum isolate CSIRO_LF1 chromosome 8, AGI_CSIRO_Lferr_CH_V1, whole genome shotgun sequence DNA segment TGTCatgacaagaaaagaaaaacgcGTCCTTTGTCTGAAGGTTATGTTTGGTtatcagaaaatattttttccggGAGAACATGTTCCACCAAAAGGATAAAAATGACTTCCTCTCTTATTTTTGGGCGAAGGCCATTTTCATTCTCAGTTATCTCAACTTTTAACTTCATAACACTGCTTTAACCAATATTTAGACATCGTTAGCAACCGTTaatattcaaaattttcatcaagACACTCTCCGGTTTGCTAATGTTATTATCAATGTTTACAAGCATTTTCCATTTCTAAccacaaattgaaacagaaaataagtcattttccagaaaacattttttccaaaaaatgtaCCACACACTCCCAAAGTCTCTAGGACTATAAGTAATTTCTTGCAGCTGGTTACAAGTAGCGGCAGAGTCATAGACCTAAGGTACGGGTTTGACCGAACCCATTAAGGCAGTAACATTAGTCTGAACTCTATATTTGTCTTAAgaaattcatttaatatgtaaaAATTATTACCGATGAAATCAATGAGGAGACGGCCATCGGAGAAGCGACCAGCAGGGGCATGAAAGAAGGTTTCACCATGTGGATAAGGAGCTTGTCCAAATGCTGCTGAAACCCCACCTGTATCTGAATTTGAGTCACCAAAGTTGAAAATGGCTGGAAAATTGCAACTGCTAAGACATAGTACTTGGGTTGGCACTAGACACAATAATAGTATCAACATCTTTGTGAATTTTACCATCTCAACTTCTACTTGAATAAATATTCTGTTACAAACTGATAGACGCCAAACACATAAAAGGGTATTGCCTAAAGACCATTTTTCAAGACTCTGACTACAATTTGTAGTCATTTTTAGTCAATGGATTGCCTGTACTCTATTCGTCAGTCATTTTAAAGACTATAATGATTTGATTCCATTGCGAAATTTAAGGAGATAGTTAATTGCTTTTGTAATTCAAGTTAGAAAATAAATCAAGTGGCATAATCTGTCTGTAATATTAAGGGACAGGTAACATGGGATTCGACCTGTACTAAGTACTAACCTAGTTACCTATTTAAATTGACCAAATGGTCCTCAAATTATGCAATCAATTTTGACCCGTAAACTACTAACATGTCTTGCCGGGCCCCGATTGGATGGATAATGTATTAATTTAATAGTTTAACTTAGATCAATTCTTCCACATGTTAAAGTCAATTTGCgtgaaaaaaatttaactaTATCAATCCATAAGAGAATTTCatcaaaaaatgaaaggaaaaaaaggacaAACAACATGGTATTGAATGTACGGTGCAACTTTACTTCATTATACAGAATCATTTTTTCAGGGTGGCTTAATTATAAGGCCAATAAAGTAATCGCTTGGAGCCCCCAATTTTTTTGAAGCctcattttttccttaaagatgtattttatatatataacgatTGCCTTAGTCGAaataagtttttcaaaattaaaattgataatatcttatctaagatcaacaatgTCTCAAGGTAGATTGAATGGATTagctatattatcaattgaaaagaaattgttagaacaaatcgattataaaacaataattaatGACTTCACATCTAAAAAAGCTcaaaaagtagactttaaatgaaaaaaatatatattacgaTCTTTCCTTTAAAAAGGAATAGGGCCACTTATTGAAGTTTGGCTTTGAGCCCCTAATGCTATTGAGAGGGCCCGGCATTTTTTAGCGACTCAATTTTATTATAgttaaaaacaacaaaaaacctCAAAGACTAAAAGCTAGCAAACAAACTATTTTCGCCTGTTGTCCTTTTTTGCTATATTTTTTTAGTAAATGACCTTTAAAATTACCCTTTTCTACCACGGTCTAAAGATCTCTTTTAAGCAAACTTGTACGAAAACGTTTAAATCATGATCTAaaattttgtaatttattaCGAATGGTAAGCGATAATCTAATGTTTTGTCTATAAAGTGGAGTGATATATAAGCAAACAATAAACTAAATCTAACGTTGTTTGAAAGAGACATTTCTTAAGAACTATATTTGCACAACTTTAAAAAATAGGAACAAAATCTAACTAATGACCTAAGAAAAAACCTAAAAATGGACCTTTGCATAACTCTTCCGAATCAGTTTTAATCAAGGTGAAATTCTGACTTGAAAATGAAATAGAGGCTGAGaactaaaattaaatatatctCGCACTTTGGCAATCATTTGGCAACTTCCCCAGATCTAATTCTTATACCAATAAAATAGCTGAATATCCTTTTAAGCTAGGATTCTTGATCCACAAAGCTAAAAGTAGCTACCTAATTTATACAACCCTTGGATAATGTATTAGTACCATTTAttgattaataaaaataattggtACAATCTTTGATGAATAACTAAGTTTATTGCTTATGACAGGCCATGTTCAAGGGTAGTGGAGGATCTGAATATGAGCCATTCACAATTTGTTCAAACACCCATCTATTAGCAGCCTCAGTGTAATGCACACCATCCCAGTTGATTCTGACTGATggatttttgcatgattttcctaTCAGTATTTCTTTGCCTCTGACCATGATCTTGCTTCCACATCCATGATTTATGTTGTAGTTGTACTTTCCTCCATGCCCACAGCAAGCTTGTAGTGGATGCTCAAACCCTATAATTTCAccaaccatcaacaacaatactttTAAACTAGGGGTGGAGGCACAATCCATATTATGGGTTCGGCAGAATCTAATAAATTTGATTTCACTTtatatttgtgttaaaaaattatttaatatgtaCAAGTAATCTATTCAGAACTCAATAAGCAAAATAATTATGATCCACAATTCATAAACTAAAAATTCTTACTTCATCTATATTTAAAACATAAGATATAATGATATAAAGAAGTGGCATTAGACTTATTTTGTGTTTACTTCCATTTTTAAGTGCAATAAGATACTCTTGAAAGGAGAATGTCCCTTACCAAATGACTACAATTTAACTCATAGTGTCACACATTCTAATATATGTGGTCCAGTTTCACGTaatctatttatttatatagTACGAAGTATCTCTTTGTGCAACTCCTATTGTAAAGGACAGCCCGATGCACTAACCCCTTGCTATGTCCGGGGTTCGAGGAAGGCCGGATCACAAGGGTCTATTCTACGCAGTCTTACCCAGCATTTCTGCAGGAGGCTGTTTCCACGGCTCCTATcgtaaagaaagaaatttcaAAATGAAATGTTGATATACTTTTTTAACACTCATAAAGTTTTTCACATTGGATAAGATTGTAATTGCAATCAAGTTTAAAAGCTTCATTATTTCCTTGTACccattattttaaatttttcaattaGTACCGAATTTTGTTATTCCCTATATAGTAACACTATGAAGGCAATAAATCATAATTTTTCACGTTTAATTTGTCAAATTTCATttcactttttcacttttttttacaCGATATGAAAAGCATCTCCTTTTTAATTACTAAAAaaagttattattttcttttatgatcATACATGGGAGAGTGTTAATATTTTCTCCAAGCCTTTTGAATTAACATAcaacttcattatttctttGTATGGCTACATTGGAACTGTAAATATCTcgtttccaaattttcaaggtACTATTTTAATTTCGAAAACTACTGATTCCACCGTCACCTTATGATATGCAACAACGCTAATTTTCATGTACTTTAATTTCTATCTTATAATGCGTACAATACAAATACATACCATGCTTGTTAGCGCGACTGATGAGTTCATACTTGACAGAGTACACATCAACGTAGGTAAAAGCAGCCAATGGAAGATGCTTTCTTAGCTTAATCACTGCTTCCTTCAATCTACTGTTGAAATATTGAGCCACTTCATTGAAGGGAGAAGCACAACCTGCCTTATCAACTTGTCCTGCTGTTATTAGCAGACGATCTAAGATATAAGGTAGACAACCAACTGGACCTGTATTATGTATCCAAAAATATCTACCGCCTTGATCATATATGTCCTGCAATTTTCACCATAGCATGTACGGTGCTTTAATACGTGCAATTGTTGTAGCTCGTcaataaaaaaattctattaaaacttaaaattcaaaaagaattttgttctgtCTTATCACgttcatttttcttcaattctatTTGAATTTCAACTCTCTAAATAGAAAAATTTAGGTCAATCTAATTCAACTTTAGTTTTATTGCTCTAAAATCATAAAACCAATTTTTGTAACGACAAGATAACTCACTTATGCGTATAtatcacaaaaagaaaaacacacTTGATTCATTTTTCAAACTAATGTTCTTAAGACCAAAGAGTTGGCCGAAAAGAGGGAAAAGCCCTTGTTAAATTTGTCAATATCACTTATGGTTgattataaatacataaaaaaaataaaaaaataaaaaactggcTCCAATCTCGAAAAACAGAAGTAGGCTAGCTGGCAAGTTTATAAGTTTCCATGTAACTATAGACATGTGAATAATTCGCTTACGTAATATCATATCCATGCGGCACGactttaaagaaaaacaaaaaagctCATTACCGACTGACTTAACACCTAATATCTTTCAATGTGTGGTACTTCGTgggtttaattttttattttttttgagtggGTCGAAAAAGgagttttcattttattttcaagttGTACCACATGAATATTATGTAATGCGCTATTGAGGTCTCAATTTTAAGTTTTTGTGCTATATAGGTGTATTCAAGTTGTTTTCCTCCGTTGCAAAAAATTAGTTCTGTGGCTTTGGTGCAATTGAAACAGAAAATTCTCAAAGTACTATGCTAAATCTTGCTATAAATTAAGGATGTACCTGAATAACGGTCTTGAATTGATCAATTAGATCAGGAACATAAGCTCTAACTTGATCAGTGGACATGTTAAGAAAGTAACCAGCAGTTAAATCATTTTGTCCAATGTCAAATGTGTATAAAGCGTTGGAAAAATGTTTCTCCTTAGGCATCAACTGGCTAAACACATCCCCTGTagaatattgattttttttttttttcagaaataaCAAGACATAAAGAAAATTAGGCTATCGATAGACTATGGAACAAAGTATGAACGTACGTCTAGAAAGTTGTAAaggtatttatttaattacctTTGGTAAGAATAATCTGAGATCTACGATGGAAATCGTTGAATTCGTAAGTCTGAACGTTTAGAGAAATGGGGCTAAAACCACTTTGGTGCAGCGTTGTGTTTTGGGGTCTGATTGTTGAACCAGCCGTGGCAAAGTTGGCTCCGTGACTGAAGTTTGAACCCAATGCATCTAAGAATGCACTTAGATGTGGTAATCCTAAGCTTTCAGCTGAAAAGGAAAACTAGCTCAATAAATCATATTGGTTTAACTTTTATATACAGAGACCTAAAAGATAGTTGTAGATAGCTGTCCAATGAAACAAGTAACCTAGAAAATAGAATAGAAAACTTACTACGACGGATCAATATGTATACAAGTTAAATATATATCATGTTGTCTTTGAGTGAACGAGAACGGAACCACAAAGCAAAACACAAGAATATCGATACAGTTATTTACGCAAGAAATATCCTCAATAATAACTTGATGAAACTTGTTGACACGAATTGCAGTAAATAATTGGTAAtaacttagagcccgtttggattggcttatgctttactaaaaaaaaaataagttgttctaacttattttttttttttttaatttataaatgctttagataaactaagttaaatgggtccaattatttttttgagcttattttaagcacaaaatgactttaattaCTCGCCAAAcacccaaacaaaaaaaaaaattttataagccaacttataagccaatccaaacgggctcttacaTGTACTTGATGTTCACACCACGCCAATAAATGCATAATATGTGTTTGCCCATATATTTTTAGCGCTTAACCATTATTAATTAACTGGGATAATTATCTTTTTGGACTGCTCTAAAAAATAATAGCAAgcaaatgtatatgttttgtattaagtataaatatacatataatatacatagtgtatacatgcatatacaaagAATATTCAGAAATAATAAGAAATAATGGTCAAAATCACATTtgaagtatcactttttttgTGAGTTTCCTACTTGAACTATCATATGTTTGCGTTTAccacctgaactatcaccaattaTATATCGAAACACGCCTCGAAgctgatagttcaggtaggaaattCGCAAAAAAGTGAAACTTCAAGTgcgtttttgaccattatctcaaataataaacatattatatacataaccaatgtatatgttttgtttaTTTCGCACATAATTAATTTCGACCAAcggaccaaaaatgaaaaaagcccTAATTAGCACGCATTCTCATCTCACTAAATCACTTATAATTATAGTAATAAGTTTCTAGTTTGGTATAAACATCCGTTGCAGGTGAATATACCTATTGAAAATGTGAGAGTGATATTCATGTGGCTTAGATAACCATACTTTAAGtgttattaattttcaagattttCACATAAATTAACCAAATTAGTTCGTTGTGTACTGAATTGTGGAGGGACGCACGTGCAAAAATATCGTTTTGAAGAGCAAAGCAATTGTTAACAAAAAAAACAGTtttgttttccaaaacaaaattattcTAGTTACTTGGACAACAATATTGTTtaatttcaaagaacaacatagtTACTGCTCCTATTAGTTAATTTCTAAAAAGAATAATCGAAATACACTTttgttttaggaacaaaaccaaACTCAAAACTAATTCGCTCAAATTAAAGCCAAAGTAATGCTATCCCAATCAAATCCCCACActcaaaagaaacaaaacaaagCCGTTTTCTAATTCAAACATAACTTGTAGCACTTACTAGAGTTTAAACTCTCAACCAATATTGTAAAAAAGTTGAAGTAGTTTAATTTAATACATTTGAAAGTAGTATATATCACTCAATTGCACAAGAAGACATAAGAAGCTATTAGCGTCGGTGGATTCGTTTCAGGCTTTGAAATTAACGTGCCTAGTAGAACCAAAAATAGTCACAGTATACATACACTATCCCCGTCCCCATAGTACTTTAGTACTTTACATCTAGAATTTAAACTTTATGTGATCTTTTATATAcgtatttaatgaatttttataatatatacAAGAGCAAAGTCAAAGCTGCAACAGTTTTTCGAACCAGTGGACTCAAGCTTACATCTACCTTCTACCCCTGGTACTACTTACTTTATAAGGTTAAATATTCAGAATACAATCATGTATTatatgaagaagatgatgaacaGTCTatttttgtcttcttcttcttacgAGAATAGCTTTTTTCTAGACTATAATATGAAGAgcaacaatagtataaattatCAAGAAGTTCATAGTATGAAAGTACTCTGACCAATTAAGAGCAATGCAAGATTCTAAAGATGGAGGTATGTTAGCCCCACAAAGGTgaaggtaaggtctgcgtacatcctatcCTCCCCAGATCCTACTTATGGATTATAGTTGATGTTGTTCTAAAGATGATTTCACTATTGCAAAAATATTACTAAGAAAAACATCATAGTAAAATATTAAAGTGAAGTTTAATTTGTTTTAAGTCAAAAATGAGAAAGTGACATTGTTATTATTACCAATGAAATCAATAACAAGACGACCATCAGAATACCGTCCTGCAGGGGCACCAAAATATGTCTCTCCGGCAGGTGGACCAGCCTGACCAAACGCTGCCGACAATCCACCGGTGTCGGAGTTTGAGTCACCGAAGTTGAAAACCGCCGGAAAATTACACGATGACTTGCTCTTAGTAGCACTTGAAAATGGAAATACAAATAGTAACACTATTAATACTAGTTTTGAGTTACTAAGCTCCATCGGAGTATTGTATGTCTTCTATAAAgcaaagaagaggaaaaaggaagaagccTAAGTTTGTTAAATGGATATGATGAGATTATTATATATGGAAGGAAAAAGCCTAGGGATACAGGACATAAGACGCTAAATGGATATATATGATGAGATTATTATGGAACCGTAGGGTACGTTCAAGACTTCAAGTTCACGAAGTTTGAGATTATCATGGAAGGATAAATTTGGTCAGGCTCTAAATTAATGTACTTATCTTGGAGTAACACTTTCTTTTTATTCGGATTTTAACTTTATGTTAAAACTATAtgtttgagatgatttataagTAATATTTACGTTCTTCTAAATTTAGGGTCTAGATTAATGGTGGAATATCTTTTTAAGGTTAGGATCTAGAAGGAAAAgaacatattttattttattcttaatttgTTTTAGTTTTCTATAAATAACGATTTGGtcttttattttgattcaaTGTAAAGAGTTATCATTGATTATCTCTTTGATTTTGTCTTCAGTGATCATCGATTATCTCTTTGATTTTGTCTTCAGTGATCATTGATTATCTCTTTGATTTTGTCTTCAGCGATTTCATAACATTTTATGGACTCTTGATTCTGGGATATGATCTAAAGTATTAGCAgctgattttaatttatttttttttgtacatatttagtaacatatatacatatacatatgtatatataaaaatttactAACTTCGTATATTCAAACCAGCATCCGTCCCTTATTCTTGTATGTACAAGACGCTAAGGGAATTTACCCAAAAGTGAAATTGTGGAAGCAAAACGAGCTTGGTTTGGGTTTATGGGATAAAGATATTGATCGATATGTGTTAGTGAGTGTAAAATAACATTGTTCCCATCTTTACGTTATAGCCAACTTTAtccaaaagtttttatttttatttttatggagAATTAACTTTATCCGATTGTTGTTTTCAAAGTAGCCTATTACAAAGGCAGAAACAAATTAGGAAGTTGGCCAGTTGAAGATTTTGGCCACATATTATTAACTGTGATTATCAAAAAGAGTGAATATTCTTACTTCCTCCATTCCTTTTTATTTGTCCCTTCtactaattattttttgtattttaacaAATCAAGagagatttattattttctttcaatattaCTCTTATCACATTAATAGTCAAACttagattttcaaaatataattaataaggataatttagtaaaat contains these protein-coding regions:
- the LOC132067193 gene encoding GDSL esterase/lipase At3g26430-like — encoded protein: MELSNSKLVLIVLLFVFPFSSATKSKSSCNFPAVFNFGDSNSDTGGLSAAFGQAGPPAGETYFGAPAGRYSDGRLVIDFIAESLGLPHLSAFLDALGSNFSHGANFATAGSTIRPQNTTLHQSGFSPISLNVQTYEFNDFHRRSQIILTKGDVFSQLMPKEKHFSNALYTFDIGQNDLTAGYFLNMSTDQVRAYVPDLIDQFKTVIQDIYDQGGRYFWIHNTGPVGCLPYILDRLLITAGQVDKAGCASPFNEVAQYFNSRLKEAVIKLRKHLPLAAFTYVDVYSVKYELISRANKHGFEHPLQACCGHGGKYNYNINHGCGSKIMVRGKEILIGKSCKNPSVRINWDGVHYTEAANRWVFEQIVNGSYSDPPLPLNMACHKQ